In Hermetia illucens chromosome 1, iHerIll2.2.curated.20191125, whole genome shotgun sequence, one genomic interval encodes:
- the LOC119657395 gene encoding U1 small nuclear ribonucleoprotein A encodes MMDIRPNQTIYINNLNEKIKKDELKKSLYAIFSQFGQILDIVALKTLKMRGQAFVIFKEIASASNALRTMQGFPFYDKPMRIAYAKTDSDVVARMKGTYKERPKKIKPPKPAPSEEKKEKKKKAANNADSASANSTVEQPPNQILFLTNLPEETNEMMLSMLFNQFPGFKEVRLVPNRHDIAFVEFATELQSSAAKEALQGFKITPSHAMKITFAKK; translated from the exons ATGATGGATATACGGCCAAATCAAACTATCTACATAAACAACCTCAATGAGAAAATTAAAAAggatgagctgaaaaaatccttaTACGCCATTTTCTCACAATTTGGTCAGATTCTCGACATTGTCGCGCTCAAAACATTGAAGATGCGAGGCCAAGCGTTCGTTATTTTTAAGGAAATTGCAAGTGCTTCAAACGCGCTACGTACAATGCAGGGATTTCCTTTCTACGACAAACCAATGCGGATAGCTTACGCGAAAACCGACAGTGATGTGGTTGCACGAATGAAGGGAACCTACAAAGAGCGGCCGAAGAAGATCAAACCACCGAAGCCGGCACCGTCAGAGGAGAAAAA agagaagaaaaagaaggccgCAAATAACGCCGACTCAGCGTCAGCTAACTCGACAGTGGAACAACCTCCGAATCAAATTCTCTTCCTCACAAATCTACCGGAGGAGACAAATGAAATGATGCTTTCTATGTTGTTCAACCAATTCCCCGGCTTCAAAGAGGTCCGTCTTGTTCCCAACCGACACGATATTGCTTTTGTGGAGTTCGCGACAGAGCTACAGAGCAGTGCGGCGAAGGAAGCACTGCAAGGATTCAAGATTACCCCGTCGCATGCGATGAAAATTACATTCGCTAAAAagtaa
- the LOC119661369 gene encoding phenoloxidase 2-like, with amino-acid sequence MSSHSTINRNFQMIMHRPFEPIFSRKGPSGERFDIPKKFFGPRYQDISDKLIELHKKLSGPLIPVKDIKLPDLKFASRLGRMEMFTPCIPIHRKVADKLVDLLMGCLDIDELQAMAIYMRDRVNPYCFNYALTIAILHRSDTKFVDIPYCYELFPEKFITAEMFSKIRQESGAIPQGSRIPILQPLALTANFANVEQKCAYFREDFLLNLSYWNWNIMYPAGITNPKVLYKDRRGELYFYYHHQILARYNAERLCNNLHRVQPLSNLREPIPEGYFSKLDSQVGGNAYPPRFKNTVLKDLRRESQELHFDLYLVERWIDRITDAITVGFIINDKGERVSLKNNNGINILGDLIQSSLASANRYFYGDLGNMGKLFIAFSHDSYNKHLESFGILADNATALRDPLFYRWHARLNELFMMHKNTLPSYTQDELSFPGITLQGLGIEKFPDSNNENELLTHWQQVDADTGPGLNFSSPGGVFVRLTHLDHRPFKIKLKIKNEMRSAALVCVRLFLIPEYNDCGLKMNFNELREFAIEIDRFVTKIEPGLSSVTRKSEDSSIVRIRDKKKTKNIFCRSGWPGHLLIPKGDPDGKKFILFGILTDYLRDHIYTKQDGDGCEVGSLYYGLFREKFPDKRPMGFPFDRRAHFHIEQLTDFLLPNMKCTSVTIRNKLEILSP; translated from the exons ATGTCGTCCCATTCAACCATTAATCGCAACTTTCAGATGATCATGCATCGTCCCTTCGAGCCGATATTCTCACGAAAAGGTCCTAGTGGTGAACGTTTCGATATaccaaaaaaattcttcgggccCCGGTACCAAGATATCAGTGATAAGCTAATTGAACTCCATAAGAAACTCAGTGGACCCCTGATACCGGTGAAAGATATAAAACTACCAGATTTGAAATTTGCCTCGCGGCTGGGCCGCATGGAAATGTTCACTCCCTGCATTCCCATTCATCGAAAAGTTGCTGATAAACTAGTAGATTTACTCATGGGGTGTTTGGATATTGACGAGCTGCAGGCGATGGCGATTTATATGCGAGACCGGGTCAATCCGTACTGCTTCAATTATGCCCTCACTATCGCTATTCTCCATCGATCAGATACGAAGTTTGTAGATATTCCGTACTGTTATGAGCTTTTTCCGGAGAAGTTCATCACAGCGGAAATGTTTTCGAAAATTCGTCAGGAATCTGGTGCGATTCCACAAGGATCTCGG ATACCAATCCTTCAACCCCTGGCTCTTACAGCAAACTTCGCTAACGTAGAGCAAAAGTGTGCTTATTTTCGAGAAGACTTCCTTCTGAACCTATCTTATTGGAATTGGAATATAATGTATCCAGCAGGTATTACCAACCCCAAAGTTCTGTACAAGGATCGACGTGGCGAACTCTATTTCTACTATCACCATCAAATTTTGGCACGTTACAACGCAGAACGCTTATGCAATAACTTACATCGTGTGCAGCCGTTAAGCAACCTCCGAGAGCCAATTCCTGAAGGCTATTTTTCAAAACTAGACTCCCAAGTAGGAGGAAATGCATACCCACCTCGATTCAAAAATACCGTTCTTAAAGACTTGCGTCGCGAAAGCCAAGAATTACACTTCGACTTGTACTTGGTCGAAAGATGGATTGATCGAATAACGGACGCTATTACAGTGGGTTTCATCATAAAT GACAAAGGAGAGCGAGTGAGCCTTAAAAACAATAACGGTATCAACATTCTAGGAGATTTAATCCAGTCATCGCTTGCTTCCGCTAATCGTTATTTCTACGGTGATCTTGGGAATATGGGAAAACTTTTCATAGCTTTCAGTCACGATAGTTATAATAAGCATCTCGAGTCCTTTGGTATTCTGGCTGATAATGCCACTGCTCTACGCGACCCACTATTCTATAGATGGCACGCGCGCCTCAACGAGTTGTTCATGATGCACAAAAATACTCTGCCGTCATATACCCAAGATGAG TTATCATTTCCTGGCATCACTTTACAAGGCCTGGGCATTGAAAAATTCCCAGACAGCAACAACGAGAATGAACTCCTAACACACTGGCAGCAGGTGGATGCTGATACTGGTCCCGGTTTGAATTTTTCATCGCCTGGTGGGGTGTTTGTTCGCCTCACACATTTGGACCACAGACCGTTTAAAATAAAACTGAAG ATAAAAAACGAGATGCGTTCCGCTGCCTTAGTTTGTGTGCGACTGTTCCTCATCCCAGAATACAACGATTGTGGCCTCAAAATGAACTTCAACGAACTAAGAGAATTCGCCATCGAAATCGACCGTTTTGTAACTAAAA TTGAGCCTGGACTAAGTTCAGTAACCAGGAAATCTGAAGATTCCTCGATAGTGCGCATTCGAgacaagaagaaaacaaaaaacataTTTTGTCGTTCGGGCTGGCCAGGACATCTCTTGATACCAAAAGGAGATCCTGACGGAAAGAAGTTCATTCTTTTCGGAATTTTAACGGACTACCTTCGAGATCACATATACACTAAGCAGGATGGCGACGGCTGCGAGGTCGGCTCATTGTACTATGGACTGTTCCGAGAGAAATTTCCCGACAAACGACCCATGGGATTCCCCTTCGACAGGAGAGCGCATTTTCATATTGAGCAACTAACCGACTTTCTGCTGCCAAATATGAAATGTACGAGTGTGACCATTCGGAATAAGTTGGAAATATTATCGCCGTAA